One Ricinus communis isolate WT05 ecotype wild-type chromosome 1, ASM1957865v1, whole genome shotgun sequence DNA window includes the following coding sequences:
- the LOC8267815 gene encoding ankyrin repeat-containing protein P16F5.05c, with translation MGTAENQSEQLEATSESVDALLEAARYDDIDDIKSLASSGISLDSKDSFGRTALHMAAANGHLDIVEYLISQGVDLNASNEEKNTALHWACLNGHIEVVKKLILAGASLSLLNCHERTPVDEAVTREKMDVIDAINAAVAQLELAGVQVS, from the exons atggGTACAGCGGAAAATCAATCAGAGCAACTGGAAGCAACGTCTGAGAGTGTTGATGCATTGCTCGAG GCTGCTAGATATGATGATATTGATGACATTAAAAGCTTAGCATCTTCTGGGATTTCTCTTGATTCCAAGGATTCTTTTGGCCGTACAG CACTTCATATGGCTGCTGCTAACGGGCATCTTGACATCGTGGAATATCTTATCAGCCAGGGAGTG GATCTCAATGCATCTAATGAGGAGAAGAACACAGCTCTTCATTGGGCCTGCCTTAATGGTCATATTGAG GTGGTTAAAAAGTTGATTCTTGCTGGAGCAAGTTTAAGCCTTCTAAACTG CCATGAGCGGACTCCAGTGGATGAAGCTGTTACCCGAGAAAAAATGGATGTTATTGATGCAATTAATGCAGCTGTGGCCCAACTGGAACTTGCTGGTGTTCAGGTTTCCTAA